One region of Pogona vitticeps strain Pit_001003342236 chromosome 1, PviZW2.1, whole genome shotgun sequence genomic DNA includes:
- the LOC110070342 gene encoding gallinacin-10, which translates to MRILYFFFAVFVFLFQISPGYTQPPPLEDTIACRSLAGFCKAGACPPTHVVSGTCHGGLLNCCKKDIFS; encoded by the exons ATGAggatcctctatttctttttcgcCGTCTTTGTCTTCCTTTTCCAGATTTCTCCAG GTTATACTCAGCCGCCTCCTCTTGAAGATACTATTGCATGCCGAAGTCTTGCTGGCTTCTGCAAAGCTGGAGCATGCCCCCCAACTCATGTCGTGTCCGGTACTTGCCATGGAGGGTTACTGAACTGCTGCAAAAA GGATATCTTTTCATGA